A stretch of DNA from Clostridium sp. JN-9:
TAATGATCCAAGTATAGGATATTTAGAAGTCGAAAAGATTTTAAATGCCGCCCATGCTCTTAGATATCAGACTAAAAGGGCAGCAGGCATAAAAAGGATTTCTTATGAGGAAGAAAAAAAGAGAATTTTAGAGGATTATAAAAATCAGGGCAATTATAACAATTTAATATATAAAAATGAAAATAAGCCTTTGCCAGATTTAAATAAAATACCCTTGAAACCCGAGGATGATATTTTATATTTTATTATTAAATATGGAGAATTAACTGAATGGCAGAAAAATATTGTGGAAATTGTAAGAGACGAAACTGAATATTTCATTCCTCAGATAGAAACTAAAATTATGAATGAAGGATGGGCAAGTTACTGGCATTTTACCATTTTAAATAAATTGGAACTTAAGCAGGGATTACATTTAGAATTTATTAAGCGTCATAATGATGTAATAGCACCATTAGAGGGAAGTATAAATCCTTATTACTTAGGTTTTGAAATTTACAAAGATGTTGAAATGAAATATGGCAGGGAAAAATTATTTGAAGTCAGACAGATGGAAAGGGATGAATCCTTTTTAAGAAAATATTTATCAAAAGAATTATGTGAAAGACTTAACTTATTTCAGTATACAATTAAAGAAAATCAGCTTACTGTAGATGAAATAGCTGATGAAGAAGGATGGAGAATGATTAGAAATACATTAAGTAATAATTGCGGAATGGGAAGTATACCAAATATCAGAGTAATT
This window harbors:
- a CDS encoding SpoVR family protein, with the protein product MDYTIFDLEKWDNEIEEVAKDQRLDYYPQEFEIINYNDMLAYEVYVGMPTRYPHWSFGKAYEKLKTLYSYNLTGLPYEMVINSNPCIAYLMKDNTLLLQILTIAHVYGHNDFFKNNRLFSLGTDAKYTLEDFKNHADRIREYINDPSIGYLEVEKILNAAHALRYQTKRAAGIKRISYEEEKKRILEDYKNQGNYNNLIYKNENKPLPDLNKIPLKPEDDILYFIIKYGELTEWQKNIVEIVRDETEYFIPQIETKIMNEGWASYWHFTILNKLELKQGLHLEFIKRHNDVIAPLEGSINPYYLGFEIYKDVEMKYGREKLFEVRQMERDESFLRKYLSKELCERLNLFQYTIKENQLTVDEIADEEGWRMIRNTLSNNCGMGSIPNIRVIDMCKSNKTLTLQHLFDGRELKINYAIETLKYIVDLWGHKVILKTKLDKKDTEIVCDENKKISYTNRL